CCAAGCCGCGAGGCTCGGTCGCCAGGGTCCGAAAAGTCCGCCCGGGCCGGGCGGCGATGCCGATGATCATGGCTCCGGTGGTCATGGCGTCAGGCCGTGAACAGATTCTTGCCCGCGAAGTTCGGGTCGCTGGTCAGGCTCAAGCCGAGCCGGCGCAGCCCGGACTCGTCGCCGGGCGTCGGGATGTGGGTCATGTGGACATCCGCGCCGCGCAGATCCTTGAGCTTTTCCAGGGCCATCTGGGCCGTGGGGTTGGCGGCGGCGGTGATGCTCAGCCCGATCAGGACCTCCTCGACGTCAAGGTTGGCGTTCTTGGCCCCGAGAATGTTTTCCTTGAGCCGGGATACGGCGTCCAGGACGGATGTCGAGATCAGGGGCATGGCGTCGGGGACGCCGGCCAGCCGCTTGATGGCGTTCAGGACCAGGCTCGACCCGGCGTGCATGAGGGGCGAGTTCTTGCCCGTGACGATCGAGCCGTCGGGGAGCTCCAGGGCCGCTCCGACGAACACGCCCTTGTGGCCCTTGCCCGAAGCCTGGGCTTCCGCGGCCGCCCGCCGGGCCGGCTCCACGACCTTGCGGTCCTCGGGCCGGGTCTTCATCTCCCGCATGATCAGCTCGGCCCGCTCGACCGTCTCCTTGTCGCACAGGCCCATGGCGTATTCGCACTGGTAACGGAAGAACCGCCGGATGAGCTCCTGCAGGGCGGCCTCGCGGACCGCCGCGTCGTCGATGATGCCGAACCCGGCCCGGTTGACCCCCATGTCGGTGGGCGACTTGTACATCGCCTCGCCGCCGGTGATCTTCTCCAGGATGCGGCGCAGGACGGGGAAGACCTCGACGTCGCGATTGTAGTTGATGGCCACCTGGCCGTGGGCCTCCAGGTGGAACGGATCGACCAGGTTGAAG
This genomic interval from Candidatus Aminicenantes bacterium contains the following:
- a CDS encoding DUF1846 domain-containing protein, yielding MPARIGFDNDKYLREQTAAILERVAQFENKLYLEFGGKVLFDMHASRVLPGFDPNVKMRLLQKLKDQADILLCIFAGDIERKKIRADFGITYDVDALKLIDDLAEWGVEVNGVVITRFENQPSARVFKNKLERRGLRVYTHGFTKGYPTDVDMIVSDAGYGANEPIETHKPLVVVTGPGPGSGKLATCLSQLYHDWRRGMKSGYAKFETFPIWNLPLKHPVNVAYEAATADLRDFNLVDPFHLEAHGQVAINYNRDVEVFPVLRRILEKITGGEAMYKSPTDMGVNRAGFGIIDDAAVREAALQELIRRFFRYQCEYAMGLCDKETVERAELIMREMKTRPEDRKVVEPARRAAAEAQASGKGHKGVFVGAALELPDGSIVTGKNSPLMHAGSSLVLNAIKRLAGVPDAMPLISTSVLDAVSRLKENILGAKNANLDVEEVLIGLSITAAANPTAQMALEKLKDLRGADVHMTHIPTPGDESGLRRLGLSLTSDPNFAGKNLFTA